Below is a genomic region from Dioscorea cayenensis subsp. rotundata cultivar TDr96_F1 chromosome 14, TDr96_F1_v2_PseudoChromosome.rev07_lg8_w22 25.fasta, whole genome shotgun sequence.
CTACtccaaaagataaataaaaaataaaattaaaaaattaaaaaaaaaaacccacgtGACCGTACACGTGCACTAATAAACAAaagtaatcaaaataaattcaatatttctatttaataattgtgtacaaataaaaaattagcagTTCAGGGATCAAACGAAAATTTCACAAGAACTCTACTGGAAACAAGACCTGTATGGTTTCAGAAATATTTTGTCctaaaatataatgaataaaagagatggagatgaaaacaaaaaaaaataaagaaaatatataatgaattacATATTATAATGTTGGGGAAAGATGCCAAATAGGATTTAATTTACAGAAAAAAACCTTGATGTGAAAAATTTCAAGGTTGAGCATAAGAACagaattgaataaaatataacCCACACAACCGAATAAGATTAAAATCAAAGGACTCTgcaaaataatactaataaacaTGTACAACACAACCTGAAAATTGTTAACACTGCCCACCAATGAAGAAATGAAACACAAATATTGAACAATGACACTAACACCACCCAATGAACTACTATGCATGCACAAAAGCTTTTCCGAAACTTCCCCACAAaatcctcatcctcatcatctgTGAGAAACAAAAGGCCGACGATTTTGTAGTGTTCATGAAACCGCGTTGAGATTCAGATCGAGAGGCCGCAGAGCATTCTGGACGATATCCTGGACGGTTCTGTTGCGTCGGCAAACATATGATAGCTCCTCTAGTGAATTGCGCAGGGCAGTGCCATCTGAACCTGCTGCGAAATCGGAGAGAGCATTGATAAAACTCATTCGTTCAGCCTCGGTCATGACTGTTAATGGTATTAATGAGATGGTCTCTTTCGCCCACTCGAGGACTCTGGGACCATACATTCTTGTAAAGGATAGTAGGACATAAAAAACCTGTGCGAAATAGTTAAGGATACCGTTGTATAAGATATATCTATCACACACAAGGATGCGTATTTGATAAGAAAATGTAACCTCTTCAAGTCGAGCAGGTGGGAGGGCTCCGGTAAAAGAAGCTATCAAGAGTCTGGTGAGAGTTGCGCCCCGAGGAAGTACCACTTTGTCAACAATGGGACGGTGCTTCTCTCCAGCAGCAGAACTTGCCCGATTGAACATGTCAGCTAAGAACGTCAAGATAGACTTGCAAGCCTCCCTGCATCAGAAGCAAAGCAACAGAAAAATACTGAAGTCAATTACTGAATCATGCAATGACTGTAATTGCAAGAACCAGATCACATGAAGCATGCAATTGTTTCTTAATTCGCCTTCAACATAACATgcagcatttttttaaaaacaaaaagaatggcTAAACGATTATGAATGCTTGTATGTTACAAATTTTATAGGATTTTTACTTGATTCTAGTGACACTGCAAATGAATATTACAAATAAAGAGAAGATTTTATTAGGTTTGGAATGTGTTGAGCTAAGAGCGCAATAACAAACCCCACTAATTTGGCAAAATtaaacacacatacatatatatatatatatggaaaacaaATCAATGTGACAATGAAAGTCAATGGTGAAGGACGTGCCTGTGTTGGACTGTAATTCCAATCATTGCACAGTCAACTAATGATGGAAATACAGAAGAGGTACAAAATAAATCGGGGCAGTATCTGATGCATCTTGATGCCAACAAAAAACAGTCATCTGCTATGTCCGGTCTAATTGTAAAATCCTGGGGAAAAAATCAGAGTTATCAACATGCGCAAAACAGCCATTTAACAACTTTATAACAAGAACGCAAGTCAAAAAGGTTTGTATAGTTACTTGAATCCTTGTAAGAAGCTTTGTAGTGTGGTTGAAAAGTGTTGCGATCAAACTCTCCAGAAATTTAGAGCAAGTTGGTTCCGAACCAAATAACTGGTGTTTGAGATCAACTGTTAGTGAATGAAAGATATAAAGGTTGGACTTCTGATACCGGTACAGAAACAGACCTTTATGACTTCACTTGAGAGGTAGAGGAAACCAGGTTGATTGTACTGGGGATACAAGACTTGAATCTCCTCAAGAATTGCTCCTATGGTAACGCCCATGTGGCTTTCGCAAGTCCTTACCTGAGTTTCTATGCTATTACTTCAAtcttaaatgaatatatatatatatatataatcaaaaaaatatttcctaAGGCATAATACAGTCACAAATTATTTCTTATAGGGAAAGTCATCACATTTTGAAACCAAGATCATCATCACCCCTACTAGCATAAATTTCATAAACCGGATACCCAACATAATTCTGGTGCAAAATCAACATTGTTTTTATGATTACTCACCTCATGCCTTCTTAAGTGGCATATAATGCAAAATAtccattttgaaataaatgaaacaatCATGCATAGTACAAGTAAAACAGGAGATTTACTAGAGTGGCTAAGTATCATGTCTGTCATATATGACGTACATTAGCAAATGCCAGAGCAAATAGTTCTTGCATCAATATTCAGTGATTTACTTGAATTAGAGTATATACTCACAGCATATTTGCATGCACGGCACAAAGACTCCATCGTCCGCATGTCCCAAGCACGACTGCATTACAAATGTTATATAGCTCATTATATTCAGAAATAAATTACATGCATCAGAGCATACTGTTTGCAACACTATGTAACCCTTACTGATCAAAGATAGCTTTGAAGATCGGCCAAAATTGAAGAATTACATCAGCCACAACTTCTGGAAGGTTCACATTCCTGAGCATATTCCATcaagaataataacaatttttggATAAAATAATTAAGGTAAAACCACTTGGGTTTTACGTGAAGGACAGTACCTAAAGATACATCCAAGTCGATCGATATGAACTGTAAGCTGTCGTGCGGGTATTTCTCGCAATGAAGCACCACCTAGTTTAGTTATATCCTGCTTGTTTATGATGAGCCAACAGTAATACCAAACTGTTATTCTTAAAACAATAAGACGGCATAAAGCTAGTATTGACCTGCAATGGAGTAATAGCTGGCAAGCAAACCAATTCCATGGCCTTTCTAGCATGCTCCAGTGGAAGCTCTGTAATAACCACACTGAAGCACAAAAGTCTGAGATACTTCCTTTCAGATATCACACAAGAAAAAGTAATTGCTCAATGGGACAAACTCATAAAAGATTATATTAACACCGAAAGCAGCAAAATGAAGTATTGATGGTTCAAAGCTGAGCGACTAGATTACCTCAATGCTTCAACTAAGTGCATCGAGTCATCAACAGAAATTTTATACCCCCCTTCTCCACTAATAGCTATGTGATATATTTGGAAAAGACCATCCAATGATTCACAGAACATTTTGCTGCAATCTATAAGAGGAAAATAAGATCTAATCAGCTAAATGATTGCACTGCAGAATCCATAGCCACATGGTAAAGAAGAAATAGCTAGCTCAAGAGAAGAACAAATAGCAAAgaagattaaataaattaaaatgctaAATATAAGTGAAATAGGAGATGAGCACAGATGTACAACAGATAattaagtaaaagaaaaagaaaaataaaaagaaaatgtagagtAAGACCAGCAGAAGACCATAAACCTAAAGTAACTCACATTTGGAAGATATccccattttatttatttatttattttaagccCAACATCCACCTAGGCCAGATGAAACGTACCCTTTCATGTCATCAAAATTTGATCTCATAATGGTCATGGTAACAATAACTATTAGAATTATAATGCAACAAAAACTCAATTCTATGTACCAAGCAGTATACAATAGCAATTAACTATCAGACATATAGTCTATCATTTCATATTATAACAAATTGCTCCTGAACAGTATCATTTGGTTATATAAGTATCAAATTGTTCTCATtattacacaaacacacacaaaatatTACAAACCTGTAAATTAAATGTGCTGGCCTAATCACATGTTTTAGATATCCTGTGCAATATATCATAATAACATATGAGGGATGGTTGGCTGGGGAATAAAGACGTGACTTTAAAGAATCATTTTCAAACATTAGGTTGGAAGGAAACTTCCACTTGAGCTAATCAAAGATGAcataatgaataataatacaaactaaacattttaaaattaatttttcttatttcctaagcataacaaatatttattttttacataattaatgattaaatatagttatttaaaaaaaaacatttcatataaaaacaattatacGTCCTATCTTGTTTGATTGTGGGGAATAGTATTAATCTTCAAACTAAAGCATGATGGTGTAGTAAATAGGCCATTCATCATATTTGCAACTTCGCaaccaacaatacatcaataaattATGTAGTATCAACAAAATCCATCACTTGGATCATGAGTGTACCTTCACATAAATACTTGAATGCTACAGCTGCTGCTGTTGCAGAATCTTCAGATGTACTCATGCCTCTTGTAAGAATATCAACAACAGTAGCTAGAACAGAGAGCTCAGCTGGGGCAGTGCTAATCCATTTGGAAAATGCTCCAATTGTAGAACAAACTGAaggataataattaattaattaacatcaaTTTTTGCATTACAACCAGACAATACTTTGATAGGAACTGGGTTCAAGCTTTCCCCGGCCCCTTTTCATCAATGGGCTCCTGATATATATTGAGTGCAGTTCATATGTAAAAATGGAATTTTATTAAAGAGCTATACAGCACAAAATTCACCTGTATGTAGCAGTCGTGGTTGATGAGGAAGCTTTGGGAGCAAAGAAATGacctgataaaaaaaaaaggtatggctaaacatgtaaaatatatataccaagCAAAGGAATACAAGAGAATATGATGATGGGGCGAACATAAACAACATACCCGGGGCATGATTTCTGCCTCAGATGATGGAATAAACTGAGCTATTGATTGCATACAGAATAGAGCAGCCTCTATAGGTTGCCATTTACTGCTTCCATCACTTGGGGCATTTTCAAGGGCCTGATCATAGGTAAACAAAAATATGTGCAGTGAATAATACAGTTGCTTTGAAAGAATGCAATAAAGCAAAAGTTCAGCCTTCAACAGTACAGCAAGTTGAAGTTTCACACACTAAACAACCATAAGAtacaaatgttaaaaattaactGACCTGTAAAAGTTTCATAAAGAGACTCTTCAGCACCAATTCACCACCCAAAACTGCAGTTGCATCTACTAACACATCACTGACCACTAGCAACAGGACAGATACAATCAGCATTGTGGAGGTGCCAGATGTCAGCAGTCATCAGTAAGAAACTAATCATACAAAGCTAGAATCATTAATCTTCATATCCAAAAGAACCTCAATTGTGCAAAataaacaccaaaaacaaaaaagaagaccAGAACAAAATCAAAAGCTATGACTCACAGTAACCATAACAAATTGAAAAGGAGCAaagacatatataatatatcagaGTAATGCCAGTAGGTGCATAGTAAATCATAATATCACATCCATACCAATGATCTCACAAAGgtaaaatgaaacaaaagataaattCGCCTAGTGATGGATTCGGTGCTTGATTTCTCAACTAAGCAAGATAAATAGAATATAGCATGGAAGCCATGTGAAACTGGTCTGTTGGTTTTGTAAATTGGCCTGTCTATGCATAAGAGACTTGTTCATCAACCAGAAACGAAATGGAATATAATATGCGAACATGTAATACTAATCTaaacagaataaaaaaatgGCCCTGTAAGTTGTAACATAGTTATGCAAGTCTCAGTCAAAACAATTTTGGGTGCAGGATGAGAGAAACTGCCACTTATAACTTTTCTGGTATCACAATTTGTTTTATGGTATCACAAATTTGCAAAAGAAGCACTCTCAAATATGAATATTTCTAAGATAGAAATTATTCTTCCACTCCCACTGAATTGACTCGTCATGTCCAAAGTCATTAGTGCTAAAACAATTGAAGTTATTGTGTCACTTCATATTGAATACAGTCAGTAAAAGCAAGAAACAGATCTGGTTTGAGTGAATGTAAAAATCTTTGGATGTTAAGCAGGGGTCAAAGGAAAACAGGTCCATCTGTGAACGCCTGGAAATCAAATTTACCACCTATAGACAATGAATAATTAGAGCCAAAATTCAGTGTATTAGTTAAGCATATGTACCAACTCTAGTCTGCTTGAAGTCCTTCTGGTCTTCTTCAGACAGGCATTGATAGTCTTGTGGATATTCAACTCGAAAGGCAACCTGTCGAAAATTATTGCATGCTCAGAGTAGAAGAAACACAGCAACTTGTGCATCTAACAAATTATCACAACACAATCTGAAATCGGTTTATATCTAGTAGTATTGTGCAGCACTGCATACAGAAGGTATTGATTGGTCAACCTCCACCAAACATAGTAGTTTAGGTTAGGGTTGTCTCCACCATTTTCacaaaagttaattaatttaaataatatatttaacattAAGCGTTTAacgttaaaaaatatgaatataaaaaccatccatgattaattaaaaacatatcgtTTTAtcccaaaatatttattaagtaTTACTTGAGTTAAAATTTAgtcaaattcaaataaaaacttccatcaaaaaacaaattcaaacaacTGGCCAAACATTGCCTAAAGAATATGCGCCTCACCATAGAAACAAGCAATTCAAATGGCTGCTGAAAACATTTTAGTCTCCTATTCCTCTCTGTCTCAATAGCTACCTCTGATCCATAAGACAGATGGGAGTCCCTGTAATGATCAAAATCAATGTGAACCAACATCCTTGAACTACTTCAAGATGATAGTCACAAATAATAAATACCTTTGATTTAAGTTAAGCCGGAGGCGATGCCAGAAGTTATATGTCATTGAAGAAATATCATATTCAGGGTGTGATGCAACTTCAAGCAATGCTTGCACTATTAGCATTGATTCATCAGAACcttccacaataaaaaaaaaataacaaaaataatggTACTGTTACAGATAAATGATCTGGAAATTCTAGCATCTACTCATAACTAAATGACAGAAACATAGCAATGCAAACTTTGTAGATAAATTCAAAGTTAAAAAGAGATAATTAAGAACAGAAAAATGATGTCTAAGATTTACCAGTTGCTATGATATCCACATAAGAATCACCCATGTCCGCAAATAATCGAGCAATGGCCTTCACATCTTCCTCATCCTAATAAGTGTTGCCATTAGTCCCATGGTTTTATCCAcaaatgcatgtaaaatactAAAGCCAAAAAAGGTTCACCAAAGCTCCATATATGTTAGCTAAAGCAGGTGCTCATATACTAAACCCAGGTCAATGAAAGAGATAATGTACAATGCAAGGAGTGGTAAGATTATTTCACAGAAAAACAAGAGAAGCTAATCAAGATCTGCTCATGAGAATTCACTGCCACTGTGTATCTTATTAGATAGAACTAACCAAAATAGTCACAACACAGCAAACATTAAGCAATCTATACCTTTGAAGAATCTCTCAGCTGATCCTTGAGACTCATAACTCTAGGCACAAGTACATGAATCAAGGGCATCTGCTCAGCAAGACTCCCAGAATTTCCCACAACAGTGTAATGTATCAGTTCAGATATTACTGCAGCAAAACAGTACATGCACTTTATCCAGCACCATTTTGAAGGAAACAGAGCAGATAaagcatcataaaaatcatTAGGAGAAAGATCTGTTTAACATGCAACACagatttcaatcaaaattatattatgAACCACACAAGCACTTGTTCCTAAATAATGTCAAACTTTACATGTAGAAATGCCCTTCAATCTCATATCACCACTTCAAGATGAATTCCCTAGAAAAACCATTAAATATCAAATGACTAAATCCATTTTCCCTTTTGTAAAAGCTGAATTGGATACACCAATTTTTCAACCATCCAAGAGgacaataaatgaaaatataagataCCATTTTGGGCATAAAATCAATAACTTTAGATATTAGTAACAAAAACCAAGTGATAAGTCATTGTATGAGGTGACAGCAGGGATACCGCAGCATGCAGTCTGCCCTGTCAGATGATGTTACCAAGGAGAGAGAGGAGGTAATTtaggatttttcatttttatttaaggTATCACAGTGGAAAATTTATCTATAAGTAGGGTCAGATGCATATAGATAAAGTCAACCTCATGGAACAAAACATTCCAGCAACTGACTCACATGACGTTCTGTATAAATTCCctactgaaaaataaaatgaaattaaaagccaCATTTGCATCAACGAAGACACAAGGCATGAAAACTCATATTTAGATAGAAGAACCCAATGATAACATAAACACCCACACGAACCAAACACAGAGTAAAACTATCAACAAAGAGGCAACGTGCCAAAGTTGTGCCAAGAAGAAATTACAGAATGCATGGCAAGGCATACAACACACAATCTAAATaagaactaaaacaaaaaatatgaaaaaagcaAGAAGTAGACAATTATATAGCCGATATTTTCAGCACAtgattttttccaaaaataccatTAACAGCTGCCTCCAGATATTGCTCAGAGCCCAAACATGAAAGGCCTGCATGCACTAGAGGATGGGAAGCAAGTGTGGAAGCAGAAATCctgaaacaaagaaaataaagaaatagccCAAATGTAGCACATATTTACAATACAACATAAATGGCACATATTTGTAATTCTGTTAAAAGAACTAGCCAAATCTGCTGATTTCCATTTACAAAAGCATCAGCAAGATAATGtacgcaaaaaaaaaaaaataaaaaagctgcTATTGATCTCCAAATTGTTAACAGCATCATGGAATAAATTAGTATATTTCAGAGCCAAAGAGTACATACACATGGCCCAGTCGAAGCCATGAAGCAAAAGCATCCAAGACCTGCAAAAGAGAATCAGTTGAACTGTACGTATCAAATTCCAACTCAGAAACATATTAATAACCAAGCACATAACTGACACACCCCAAAATTATGCTGTGTTCATTTAAGAGCAAAGTACTGCAAAATTTCTTTTCTAACATAAAAAATGTCAAGAATGGAATCAAAATTCAAGACAAGAATAATACAAGACATCAAAATTAAAAGGTTTTACACTGACAACTAGTATAAATTGGaaatggaataattttttttctaaatagaGTATTAACTGACCTGCTCTTTCAATTCCTCAAAACTTAAACAGCCAGTCAAAAGAGAGAAAGCGACTTCTATTGATGATATAAGTTCCTTCTCAAATTGGCGGCGCCT
It encodes:
- the LOC120275688 gene encoding transportin MOS14 isoform X2; translation: MNSSIDLQNTVKEALGVLYHHPDDVLRSRADHWLQDFQRTIDAWQVSDNLLHDASSNVETLIFCSQTLRSKVQRDFEELPPDAFGPLRDSLFGLLKKFNKGLPKVITQIAIAIAALAVHVPVEKWGGGGIVNWLNDGMKSHPECIPSFLELLAVLPQEAHSYKIAARPERRRQFEKELISSIEVAFSLLTGCLSFEELKEQVLDAFASWLRLGHVISASTLASHPLVHAGLSCLGSEQYLEAAVNVISELIHYTVVGNSGSLAEQMPLIHVLVPRVMSLKDQLRDSSKDEEDVKAIARLFADMGDSYVDIIATGSDESMLIVQALLEVASHPEYDISSMTYNFWHRLRLNLNQRDSHLSYGSEVAIETERNRRLKCFQQPFELLVSMVAFRVEYPQDYQCLSEEDQKDFKQTRVVVSDVLVDATAVLGGELVLKSLFMKLLQALENAPSDGSSKWQPIEAALFCMQSIAQFIPSSEAEIMPRVISLLPKLPHQPRLLHTVCSTIGAFSKWISTAPAELSVLATVVDILTRGMSTSEDSATAAAVAFKYLCEDCSKMFCESLDGLFQIYHIAISGEGGYKISVDDSMHLVEALSVVITELPLEHARKAMELVCLPAITPLQDITKLGGASLREIPARQLTVHIDRLGCIFRNVNLPEVVADVILQFWPIFKAIFDHRAWDMRTMESLCRACKYAVRTCESHMGVTIGAILEEIQVLYPQYNQPGFLYLSSEVIKLFGSEPTCSKFLESLIATLFNHTTKLLTRIQDFTIRPDIADDCFLLASRCIRYCPDLFCTSSVFPSLVDCAMIGITVQHREACKSILTFLADMFNRASSAAGEKHRPIVDKVVLPRGATLTRLLIASFTGALPPARLEEVFYVLLSFTRMYGPRVLEWAKETISLIPLTVMTEAERMSFINALSDFAAGSDGTALRNSLEELSYVCRRNRTVQDIVQNALRPLDLNLNAVS
- the LOC120275688 gene encoding transportin MOS14 isoform X3 translates to MNSSIDLQNTVKEALGVLYHHPDDVLRSRADHWLQDFQRTIDAWQVSDNLLHDASSNVETLIFCSQTLRSKVMSYFTSYVACFWEVQRDFEELPPDAFGPLRDSLFGLLKKFNKGLPKVITQIAIAIAALAVHVPVEKWGGGGIVNWLNDGMKSHPECIPSFLELLAVLPQEAHSYKIAARPERRRQFEKELISSIEVAFSLLTGCLSFEELKEQVLDAFASWLRLGHVISASTLASHPLVHAGLSCLGSEQYLEAAVNVISELIHYTVVGNSGSLAEQMPLIHVLVPRVMSLKDQLRDSSKDEEDVKAIARLFADMGDSYVDIIATGSDESMLIVQALLEVASHPEYDISSMTYNFWHRLRLNLNQRDSHLSYGSEVAIETERNRRLKCFQQPFELLVSMVAFRVEYPQDYQCLSEEDQKDFKQTRVVVSDVLVDATAVLGGELVLKSLFMKLLQALENAPSDGSSKWQPIEAALFCMQSIAQFIPSSEAEIMPRVISLLPKLPHQPRLLHTVCSTIGAFSKWISTAPAELSVLATVVDILTRGMSTSEDSATAAAVAFKYLCEDCSKMFCESLDGLFQIYHIAISGEGGYKISVDDSMHLVEALSVVITELPLEHARKAMELVCLPAITPLQLTVHIDRLGCIFRNVNLPEVVADVILQFWPIFKAIFDHRAWDMRTMESLCRACKYAVRTCESHMGVTIGAILEEIQVLYPQYNQPGFLYLSSEVIKLFGSEPTCSKFLESLIATLFNHTTKLLTRIQDFTIRPDIADDCFLLASRCIRYCPDLFCTSSVFPSLVDCAMIGITVQHREACKSILTFLADMFNRASSAAGEKHRPIVDKVVLPRGATLTRLLIASFTGALPPARLEEVFYVLLSFTRMYGPRVLEWAKETISLIPLTVMTEAERMSFINALSDFAAGSDGTALRNSLEELSYVCRRNRTVQDIVQNALRPLDLNLNAVS
- the LOC120275688 gene encoding transportin MOS14 isoform X1; the encoded protein is MNSSIDLQNTVKEALGVLYHHPDDVLRSRADHWLQDFQRTIDAWQVSDNLLHDASSNVETLIFCSQTLRSKVMSYFTSYVACFWEVQRDFEELPPDAFGPLRDSLFGLLKKFNKGLPKVITQIAIAIAALAVHVPVEKWGGGGIVNWLNDGMKSHPECIPSFLELLAVLPQEAHSYKIAARPERRRQFEKELISSIEVAFSLLTGCLSFEELKEQVLDAFASWLRLGHVISASTLASHPLVHAGLSCLGSEQYLEAAVNVISELIHYTVVGNSGSLAEQMPLIHVLVPRVMSLKDQLRDSSKDEEDVKAIARLFADMGDSYVDIIATGSDESMLIVQALLEVASHPEYDISSMTYNFWHRLRLNLNQRDSHLSYGSEVAIETERNRRLKCFQQPFELLVSMVAFRVEYPQDYQCLSEEDQKDFKQTRVVVSDVLVDATAVLGGELVLKSLFMKLLQALENAPSDGSSKWQPIEAALFCMQSIAQFIPSSEAEIMPRVISLLPKLPHQPRLLHTVCSTIGAFSKWISTAPAELSVLATVVDILTRGMSTSEDSATAAAVAFKYLCEDCSKMFCESLDGLFQIYHIAISGEGGYKISVDDSMHLVEALSVVITELPLEHARKAMELVCLPAITPLQDITKLGGASLREIPARQLTVHIDRLGCIFRNVNLPEVVADVILQFWPIFKAIFDHRAWDMRTMESLCRACKYAVRTCESHMGVTIGAILEEIQVLYPQYNQPGFLYLSSEVIKLFGSEPTCSKFLESLIATLFNHTTKLLTRIQDFTIRPDIADDCFLLASRCIRYCPDLFCTSSVFPSLVDCAMIGITVQHREACKSILTFLADMFNRASSAAGEKHRPIVDKVVLPRGATLTRLLIASFTGALPPARLEEVFYVLLSFTRMYGPRVLEWAKETISLIPLTVMTEAERMSFINALSDFAAGSDGTALRNSLEELSYVCRRNRTVQDIVQNALRPLDLNLNAVS